In a single window of the Streptomyces sp. NBC_00285 genome:
- a CDS encoding SigB/SigF/SigG family RNA polymerase sigma factor codes for MLTDTSTTRSTTHDRPAGSTRRRHDDAPDTMALFARLTGLPDGPERDVLRDELVTAWLPMAHRIAGRFRDRGESLEDLRQVAALGLVKAIDRFEPERGAFESYAVPTITGEVKRHFRDRMWALRVPRRVQELRNKVRVARRELTQNPGSPEPSPADLAAHTGLTEEEVTTGLEALESFSTLSLDAELSAGDDGYSLADTLGGPDSSYDTVIDRESAKEGLRRLPERERAILYMRFFEDMTQSRIADQLGISQMHVSRLISRSCARVRDEAMADRSRRHTADGQSAAGAYEE; via the coding sequence ATGCTCACCGACACGTCGACCACCCGTTCGACCACCCACGACCGTCCTGCCGGCTCGACCAGGCGGCGCCACGACGACGCCCCTGACACCATGGCCCTGTTCGCCCGGCTCACCGGGCTGCCCGACGGTCCCGAGCGCGATGTTCTGCGCGACGAACTCGTCACCGCCTGGCTGCCCATGGCCCACCGCATCGCGGGCCGGTTCCGCGACCGCGGCGAGTCCCTCGAGGACTTGCGACAGGTCGCCGCACTCGGGCTCGTGAAGGCCATCGACCGTTTCGAACCGGAACGGGGAGCCTTCGAGAGCTACGCCGTGCCCACCATCACCGGAGAGGTCAAGCGACACTTCCGCGACCGCATGTGGGCCCTGAGGGTGCCCCGCCGGGTGCAGGAACTGCGCAACAAGGTGCGGGTGGCCCGGCGCGAGCTCACCCAGAACCCCGGCTCCCCCGAACCGTCGCCCGCCGACCTCGCCGCCCACACCGGGCTGACCGAGGAAGAGGTCACCACCGGCCTGGAGGCCCTCGAAAGCTTCAGCACGCTGTCCCTGGACGCCGAGCTCTCGGCCGGCGACGACGGCTACAGCCTCGCGGACACCCTCGGCGGCCCCGACTCGTCGTACGACACCGTGATCGACCGCGAGTCCGCCAAGGAGGGCCTGCGTCGGCTGCCCGAGCGCGAGCGCGCCATTCTCTACATGCGGTTCTTCGAGGACATGACACAGAGCCGCATCGCCGATCAGCTCGGCATCTCCCAGATGCATGTCTCCCGGCTCATCAGCCGCAGCTGCGCTCGCGTGCGTGACGAGGCGATGGCGGACCGGTCGAGGCGCCACACCGCCGACGGGCAGTCGGCGGCCGGAGCGTACGAGGAGTGA
- a CDS encoding TetR/AcrR family transcriptional regulator, producing the protein MPKPVVREENRRRRRPTRNGTVLSEGLIVETALRMLREHGSTGLTARRLGLALDADPSTLYRYFRGMDELTLAIGDALIGQALRGWEPTGQWRPDLRSMGLRIHAAYVAHPQAALLTTSRVTGRANELAADEAVLDVLRTAGLPLADTVRVYHAFIDQTLAFAALDAASLALPSEALDADEGRWQSTYARLPTDRYPRIAEAAPLLARRMITSAYPTALDMLLDSVARQMDSAS; encoded by the coding sequence ATGCCGAAGCCCGTGGTTCGCGAGGAGAACCGCCGTCGGCGCAGACCCACCAGGAACGGCACCGTGCTGTCGGAGGGGCTGATCGTCGAGACCGCCCTGCGCATGCTCCGCGAACACGGCAGTACCGGCCTGACCGCCCGCCGCCTGGGTCTGGCGCTGGACGCCGACCCGAGCACGCTCTACCGCTACTTCCGCGGCATGGACGAGCTGACCCTGGCCATCGGCGACGCCCTGATCGGACAGGCGCTGCGGGGCTGGGAGCCGACGGGGCAATGGCGTCCCGACCTGCGCTCCATGGGCCTGCGTATCCACGCCGCGTACGTGGCCCACCCCCAGGCCGCGCTGCTGACGACGAGCAGGGTCACCGGCCGGGCGAACGAACTGGCCGCGGACGAGGCGGTCCTGGACGTCCTGCGTACGGCGGGCCTGCCGCTTGCGGACACGGTCCGGGTCTACCACGCCTTCATCGACCAGACCCTGGCCTTCGCGGCCCTGGACGCGGCGTCCCTGGCCCTGCCGAGCGAGGCGCTGGACGCGGACGAGGGCAGATGGCAGTCGACGTACGCCCGCCTGCCCACCGACCGCTACCCGCGTATCGCGGAGGCGGCACCCCTGCTGGCGAGACGCATGATCACCAGCGCATACCCGACAGCCCTGGACATGCTCCTGGACAGCGTGGCGAGGCAGATGGACAGCGCCTCGTAG
- a CDS encoding cyclic nucleotide-binding domain-containing protein: MTKATKLLTALPQPQRQSLMTLAKEVSFPEDFRIFEAGGTADRFWVIRSGAVTLTQQVTTQQRVTVAGLGSGDLLGWSWLFPPYRWDFGAEAFSPVRAYEFDAAAVLRLCEEEQHLGMILVRTVAEILAHRLETTRGKLMDQYGSHRRGVL; encoded by the coding sequence ATGACCAAAGCGACCAAACTGCTGACCGCGCTGCCGCAGCCGCAGCGCCAGAGCCTGATGACGCTCGCCAAGGAGGTCTCCTTCCCCGAGGACTTCCGCATCTTCGAGGCAGGCGGCACGGCTGACCGTTTCTGGGTGATCCGCTCCGGAGCGGTCACCCTGACCCAGCAGGTGACCACCCAGCAACGGGTCACCGTCGCCGGGCTCGGCTCGGGCGATCTGCTCGGCTGGTCCTGGCTGTTCCCGCCGTACCGGTGGGACTTCGGCGCGGAAGCCTTCAGCCCCGTGCGTGCCTACGAGTTCGACGCCGCGGCGGTGCTCCGGCTGTGCGAGGAGGAACAGCATCTCGGGATGATCCTGGTCCGCACGGTCGCCGAGATCCTCGCCCACCGGCTGGAGACGACACGGGGCAAGCTCATGGATCAGTACGGCTCACACCGGCGAGGCGTTCTGTAG
- a CDS encoding FUSC family protein — protein sequence MNTARLRDRVAASDPGLLRLAAGLRTVGAIALTLVVLALLGMSVPHLVAGAIAAMVATFAIREKQRRPQAVTLALGLPVALASMSLGALLSSRVLAGDLFFVVLIFCAVYGRRFGDRGTALGLIGFQVYFVSLFVGATVSGLPELYGVLGVAFSCSAAARFLLVPETPAGLLERLREAFRARLAQLVSAQLQLLDAGPGEIDEALSDVREGTARLHETALMIQGRLEEGTSDAGTARLVQRRIADAEIAAERLGLLLLTARSAERADTLTLHLPGAPAPRAGRMPGRDEAMGMVRRDLEALRLLVLRPVAARTGTAVSQVRNRLLGYREEENLPPAPPAVQDVLRGIGEAARAVLGLRIALDGPQDESDDSPATARSREELDAEDAVIDAGEEEAEAQEELSGLRRPTTRAAVQVAVGSSLAIVGGEFLSSQRWYWAVLTCWIVFINTASTGEILVKGYRRLVGTVLGVLAGIVLAGAVGQHTWTAFALVLVLVFAMFYTAPLSYTLMSFFVTAALGLLYTLLHTYSLSVLLLRVEETALGAACGVIAAAFVLPVRTDRRTNELLVTVLERLDEVTEAAVDQLSGGSPVDLLDQARDLDQSLADLRAATKPLTHPITPLRARRDTARYVVALLETCAYHARSLAATAELLPTHPSIAADPRLRRAGRRIGDNIRAIAAHVADERSTAEVETGPSIASLLDTDVPGIARYGRVTDRVLRHVQRLDETLVGLARPLNVPVAAPKR from the coding sequence GTGAACACAGCAAGGCTGCGCGATCGGGTCGCGGCGTCCGACCCCGGGCTGCTGCGGCTGGCCGCCGGCCTGCGCACGGTGGGCGCGATCGCGCTCACACTCGTCGTGCTCGCTCTGCTGGGGATGAGCGTCCCGCATCTGGTGGCGGGCGCGATCGCGGCGATGGTCGCGACCTTCGCCATCCGCGAGAAGCAGCGCCGCCCGCAGGCCGTGACGCTCGCCCTGGGCCTCCCGGTGGCGCTGGCCTCCATGTCGCTCGGCGCCCTGCTGAGCTCCCGTGTCCTGGCGGGTGACCTCTTCTTCGTCGTGCTGATCTTCTGTGCCGTCTACGGGCGCCGCTTCGGCGACCGGGGCACCGCGCTCGGCCTGATCGGCTTCCAGGTCTACTTCGTGTCCCTGTTCGTCGGCGCCACCGTCTCCGGCCTGCCCGAGCTGTACGGCGTCCTCGGCGTCGCCTTCTCGTGCAGTGCGGCTGCCCGCTTCCTGCTCGTACCGGAGACTCCCGCGGGCCTCCTCGAACGCCTGCGAGAGGCCTTCCGGGCCCGGCTGGCCCAACTGGTGTCCGCCCAGCTGCAGCTGCTGGACGCCGGGCCCGGGGAGATCGACGAGGCGCTGTCGGACGTACGCGAGGGGACAGCGCGGCTGCACGAGACGGCGCTGATGATCCAGGGACGGCTGGAGGAGGGCACCTCCGACGCGGGCACCGCGCGGCTCGTGCAGCGGCGGATCGCGGACGCCGAGATCGCCGCCGAGCGGCTCGGCCTGCTGCTCCTGACGGCCCGCAGCGCCGAGCGGGCGGACACGCTGACGCTGCACCTGCCGGGTGCGCCCGCACCGCGGGCGGGTCGGATGCCCGGCCGGGACGAGGCGATGGGCATGGTGCGCCGCGATCTCGAGGCGCTACGGCTGCTGGTACTGCGCCCCGTCGCCGCCCGGACCGGTACCGCCGTGTCGCAGGTCCGCAACCGGCTCCTCGGCTACCGCGAGGAGGAGAACCTGCCGCCCGCGCCGCCCGCGGTCCAGGACGTCCTGCGGGGCATCGGCGAGGCCGCCCGTGCGGTGCTGGGCCTCAGGATCGCCCTGGACGGGCCGCAGGACGAGTCGGACGACTCCCCCGCGACGGCCCGCTCACGCGAGGAACTGGACGCCGAGGACGCCGTCATCGACGCCGGTGAGGAGGAAGCCGAGGCGCAGGAGGAGCTCAGCGGGCTCAGGCGGCCCACGACCCGGGCCGCGGTGCAGGTCGCCGTGGGGTCCTCGCTCGCCATCGTCGGCGGCGAGTTCCTGTCCAGCCAGCGCTGGTACTGGGCGGTGCTGACCTGCTGGATCGTCTTCATCAACACCGCGTCCACGGGCGAGATCCTGGTCAAGGGCTACCGCCGGCTGGTGGGCACCGTCCTCGGCGTGCTGGCCGGGATCGTGCTGGCGGGGGCGGTGGGGCAGCACACCTGGACGGCGTTCGCCCTGGTGCTGGTGCTGGTGTTCGCGATGTTCTACACCGCGCCGCTGTCCTACACACTCATGTCGTTCTTCGTCACCGCCGCACTGGGCCTGCTCTACACCCTGCTGCACACCTACAGCCTCTCGGTGCTGTTGCTGCGCGTCGAGGAGACCGCGCTCGGCGCGGCCTGCGGGGTGATCGCGGCGGCGTTCGTCCTGCCGGTGCGCACGGACCGCCGTACGAACGAACTGCTCGTCACCGTCCTGGAGCGGCTCGACGAGGTCACCGAGGCCGCTGTGGACCAGCTCAGCGGCGGTTCCCCCGTCGACCTGCTCGACCAGGCGCGCGACCTGGACCAGTCGCTGGCCGACCTGCGGGCGGCCACCAAGCCGCTCACGCACCCGATCACGCCGCTGCGGGCCCGGCGCGACACGGCACGCTATGTCGTGGCGCTGCTGGAGACCTGCGCGTACCACGCGCGCTCGCTGGCGGCCACGGCCGAGCTGCTGCCCACGCATCCCTCGATCGCGGCGGATCCCCGGCTGCGCCGGGCCGGCCGGCGCATCGGGGACAACATCAGGGCGATCGCGGCGCATGTCGCCGACGAGCGCTCCACCGCCGAGGTCGAGACCGGGCCGAGCATCGCGTCCCTCCTGGACACCGACGTCCCCGGCATCGCGCGCTACGGCCGGGTCACCGACCGCGTGCTGCGGCACGTCCAGCGGCTGGACGAGACCCTGGTGGGTCTGGCCCGGCCGCTGAACGTGCCGGTCGCAGCGCCGAAACGATAG
- a CDS encoding DUF1206 domain-containing protein, with protein MNTSSMAQTGRSNAGRAARGSVTEGAARAGFTARGVIYLLVGVLALQIAFGEGEHQADRGGALAAVADKPFGSVILWALGIGLVGMALWRLSEVLFGAVGPDGRKAGKRALSAVRCVFYSFVAYSVLSFAVGTGSGGSSDKQSKDITARALGVTGGQWLVGAAGVGVAAAGVWIAVQAVRRSFHDKLKLAEMGPRIRKLVDVTGVGGGVARGAVFAAAGVSAVRAAVDYEPKKVKGLDDTLRSFSDTPLGPWLLVCVAAGFVLFGVFSFAMARWRRV; from the coding sequence ATGAACACGAGCTCCATGGCTCAGACCGGCCGGTCCAACGCCGGCCGCGCGGCACGCGGCTCCGTCACGGAAGGTGCCGCCCGCGCCGGTTTCACCGCCCGCGGTGTGATCTATCTACTGGTCGGCGTGCTGGCGCTGCAGATCGCCTTCGGCGAGGGCGAGCACCAGGCCGACCGCGGAGGCGCTCTCGCCGCGGTCGCCGACAAGCCCTTCGGTTCCGTCATCCTGTGGGCACTGGGCATCGGGCTCGTCGGAATGGCCCTGTGGCGGCTGTCGGAGGTCCTGTTCGGCGCCGTCGGACCTGACGGCCGCAAGGCGGGAAAACGAGCGCTGTCAGCGGTCCGCTGCGTCTTCTACTCGTTCGTCGCCTACTCCGTACTGTCCTTTGCCGTCGGCACCGGCAGCGGTGGATCGAGCGACAAGCAGTCCAAGGACATCACCGCACGGGCCCTCGGGGTGACCGGCGGACAGTGGCTGGTGGGCGCCGCCGGCGTCGGTGTCGCGGCAGCCGGTGTCTGGATCGCCGTGCAGGCGGTGCGCCGGTCCTTCCACGACAAGCTGAAGCTTGCCGAGATGGGCCCGCGGATCAGGAAGCTCGTCGACGTGACGGGGGTGGGCGGCGGAGTGGCGCGCGGCGCGGTGTTCGCCGCGGCGGGTGTTTCTGCCGTCCGCGCCGCAGTCGACTACGAGCCCAAGAAGGTGAAGGGGCTCGACGACACGCTCCGCTCGTTCTCCGACACCCCGCTGGGGCCGTGGCTGCTCGTCTGTGTCGCCGCGGGGTTCGTGTTGTTCGGGGTGTTCTCGTTCGCGATGGCACGCTGGCGGCGGGTCTGA
- a CDS encoding WhiB family transcriptional regulator, producing the protein MDNWRDHAECRSEDPDLFFPIGTTGPALVQTQQAKSVCRRCPSQEQCLQWALDTGQGIGVWGGTSEAERRALARRAAARRRSG; encoded by the coding sequence ATGGACAACTGGCGAGACCATGCCGAATGCCGCAGCGAGGACCCCGACCTGTTCTTCCCGATCGGCACCACCGGCCCCGCACTCGTACAGACGCAGCAGGCCAAGTCCGTCTGCCGGCGCTGCCCCTCCCAGGAGCAGTGTCTGCAGTGGGCTCTCGACACCGGGCAGGGTATCGGCGTCTGGGGCGGCACCAGTGAAGCGGAGCGCCGTGCGCTGGCCCGGCGCGCGGCCGCGCGGAGAAGGTCCGGCTGA
- a CDS encoding ATP-binding protein — MCDEHRTEAAPETSVADRHPRTRPCRPAEARRAVERAVSERCRATHTPFKPQALSDALLVTSELTTNAILHGGGITDFHVVVEGRGVCVSVSDRSAALPVAKDHTDPHGRCRPGGHGWPIICRLARDVRVTDLPSGGKQITAVVPLS, encoded by the coding sequence ATGTGCGACGAGCACAGGACCGAAGCCGCCCCCGAAACCTCCGTCGCGGACCGGCACCCACGGACTCGGCCATGCAGGCCGGCCGAGGCGCGCCGGGCAGTGGAACGAGCCGTGTCCGAACGCTGCCGCGCCACGCACACCCCGTTCAAGCCGCAGGCCCTGTCGGATGCGCTGCTCGTCACCTCGGAACTCACCACCAACGCGATCCTGCACGGCGGCGGCATCACCGACTTCCACGTCGTCGTCGAGGGCCGGGGCGTATGCGTCTCGGTCAGCGACCGCAGCGCCGCACTGCCGGTCGCAAAGGACCACACCGACCCGCACGGCAGGTGTCGGCCCGGTGGCCACGGCTGGCCCATCATCTGCCGGCTGGCCCGGGACGTCCGGGTGACCGACCTGCCCTCGGGCGGCAAGCAGATCACCGCCGTGGTGCCTCTGAGCTGA
- a CDS encoding LysE/ArgO family amino acid transporter — MQASLSAAAAGFGTGLSLIVAIGAQNAFVLRQGIRRDAVLAVVAICALSDALLIALGVGGVGAVVVAWPGALTLVGWIGGGFLLCYGVLAARRVFRPGVAGLRAEGEAVGSRKRAVLTCLAMTWLNPHVYLDTVFLLGSVAADRGPLRWTFGLGAVLASLCWFAALGFGARLLSRFLARPAAWRALDGLVAVMMITLGAALVAGA; from the coding sequence ATGCAAGCCTCACTGTCCGCCGCTGCCGCGGGTTTCGGCACCGGCCTCTCGCTCATCGTCGCCATTGGCGCCCAGAACGCCTTCGTCCTGCGCCAGGGGATCCGCCGCGACGCGGTTCTCGCCGTCGTCGCCATCTGCGCCCTGTCCGACGCCCTGCTCATCGCCCTCGGTGTCGGTGGGGTCGGCGCGGTGGTGGTGGCCTGGCCGGGCGCTCTGACCCTGGTCGGCTGGATCGGCGGTGGATTCCTGCTCTGCTACGGCGTGCTGGCCGCCCGGCGCGTGTTCCGGCCGGGCGTGGCGGGTCTACGGGCCGAGGGCGAGGCGGTGGGCTCCCGGAAGCGGGCGGTGCTGACCTGTCTGGCGATGACCTGGCTCAACCCGCACGTCTATCTCGACACCGTGTTCCTCCTCGGCTCGGTCGCCGCCGACCGCGGTCCGCTGCGCTGGACCTTCGGGCTCGGCGCGGTGCTCGCGAGTCTGTGCTGGTTCGCCGCGCTCGGCTTCGGCGCCCGGCTGCTGAGCCGCTTCCTGGCCAGGCCGGCCGCCTGGCGGGCCCTCGACGGACTGGTCGCCGTCATGATGATCACCCTCGGCGCAGCGCTTGTGGCCGGGGCATGA
- a CDS encoding DUF5133 domain-containing protein: protein MLIPDPTFLRRLVDEYEELRAEQATTAADPSQRARDLAYTLCVSTGTRDVRVALETAHRLLAAMPERARLGD from the coding sequence ATGCTGATACCCGACCCCACGTTCCTGCGCCGCCTCGTCGACGAGTACGAGGAACTGCGGGCCGAGCAGGCCACGACGGCGGCCGATCCGAGCCAGCGGGCGAGGGACCTCGCTTACACGCTCTGTGTGTCGACCGGCACCCGGGACGTCCGGGTGGCCCTGGAAACCGCCCACCGTCTGCTCGCGGCCATGCCCGAGCGCGCGCGACTGGGCGACTGA
- a CDS encoding saccharopine dehydrogenase family protein, translating to MRVVLVGAGGVGTAITRIAARRPFFDTMIVADYDPGRAEAAVTALGGELGDRFRAERVDASDESAVTALLERHSCDVLLNATDPRFVMPLFRAARSAGATYVDMAMSLSRPHPERPYEQCGVKLGDEQFTQAEEWEKAGALAVVGMGVEPGLSDVFARYAADELFDEIEEIGVRDGADLTVDGYDFAPSFSIWTTIEECLNPPVVYEADRGWFTTEPFSEPEVFDFPEGIGPVECVNVEHEEVLLVPRWVGARRVTFKYGLGREFIETLRTLHLLGLDRTDQVTVPSATGPVAVSPRDVVAACLPDPATLGERMHGKTCAGTWVKGVKDGAPREVYLYHVVDNQWSMAEYGCQAVVWQTAVNPVVALELLATGAWSGTGVLGPEAFPARPFLDLLTAYGSPWGIREQ from the coding sequence ATGCGTGTAGTGCTCGTGGGCGCCGGAGGCGTCGGCACCGCCATCACCCGGATCGCCGCCCGGCGGCCGTTCTTCGACACCATGATCGTCGCCGACTACGACCCGGGCCGCGCCGAAGCCGCGGTGACCGCGCTCGGCGGCGAGCTGGGCGACCGGTTCCGCGCCGAGCGCGTGGACGCGAGTGACGAGTCGGCCGTAACCGCCTTGCTGGAGCGGCACTCCTGCGACGTGCTCCTCAACGCCACCGACCCGCGCTTCGTGATGCCGCTGTTCCGGGCGGCGCGCTCCGCCGGGGCGACGTATGTCGACATGGCGATGTCCCTGTCGCGGCCGCACCCCGAGCGGCCGTACGAGCAGTGCGGGGTGAAGCTGGGCGACGAGCAGTTCACGCAGGCCGAGGAGTGGGAGAAGGCGGGCGCGCTGGCCGTCGTCGGCATGGGTGTGGAGCCGGGTCTGTCGGACGTCTTCGCCCGGTACGCGGCCGACGAACTGTTCGACGAGATCGAGGAGATCGGTGTCCGCGACGGTGCCGACCTCACCGTCGACGGCTACGACTTCGCCCCCTCCTTCAGCATCTGGACCACCATCGAGGAGTGCCTGAACCCTCCCGTGGTCTACGAGGCCGACCGCGGCTGGTTCACCACGGAGCCCTTCAGCGAGCCGGAGGTCTTCGACTTTCCGGAGGGCATCGGTCCCGTCGAATGCGTGAACGTGGAGCACGAGGAGGTGCTGCTCGTCCCCCGCTGGGTGGGCGCGCGCCGCGTCACCTTCAAGTACGGACTGGGCCGCGAGTTCATCGAGACGCTCAGGACACTGCATCTGCTGGGCCTGGACCGCACCGACCAGGTGACCGTGCCGAGCGCCACCGGGCCGGTCGCGGTCTCACCCCGGGACGTCGTGGCAGCCTGTCTGCCCGATCCGGCGACGCTGGGCGAGCGGATGCACGGCAAGACCTGTGCGGGCACCTGGGTCAAGGGCGTCAAGGACGGGGCACCGCGCGAGGTGTACCTCTACCACGTGGTCGACAACCAGTGGTCCATGGCGGAGTACGGCTGTCAGGCGGTGGTGTGGCAGACCGCGGTGAACCCTGTCGTCGCCCTCGAACTCCTCGCCACGGGCGCCTGGTCAGGCACCGGCGTCCTTGGCCCGGAGGCCTTCCCGGCCCGCCCCTTCCTGGATCTGCTGACCGCGTACGGCTCCCCGTGGGGCATCCGCGAGCAGTGA
- a CDS encoding LysR family transcriptional regulator ArgP, with protein sequence MMTELPLDQVRTLLAVVDEGTFDAAAAAMHVTPSAVSQRVKALEQRTGRVLLVRTKPVRPTESGEVVVRFARQLARLERDALAELGMPGEGEGTRVSVAVNADSLATWFLKALTRVPGRERLCFELRREDETHTAELLREGLVMAAVTSSPDAVAGCSVRVLGRMRYLAAASPEFVTRYLDGPLRESLAEAPVVTFDRSDDIQDGFLRTLGRGGASRGRHAVPTSEGFVEAVALGLGWGMVPEAQADSLLRAGRLISLAPDRPVDVPLYWQQWKLDSPALAAVAEAVVLAAEAALRA encoded by the coding sequence ATGATGACCGAACTGCCTCTGGATCAGGTACGGACTCTGCTCGCGGTTGTCGACGAGGGGACGTTCGACGCCGCGGCGGCGGCCATGCACGTGACGCCGTCCGCGGTGAGCCAGCGGGTGAAGGCGCTCGAGCAGCGCACGGGGCGGGTGCTGCTGGTGCGCACGAAGCCGGTGCGGCCGACCGAGTCGGGCGAGGTGGTGGTGCGGTTCGCCCGGCAGCTGGCCCGGCTGGAGCGGGACGCACTGGCCGAACTGGGGATGCCGGGCGAGGGGGAGGGGACGCGGGTCTCCGTCGCGGTGAACGCGGACTCCCTGGCGACCTGGTTCCTTAAGGCCCTCACGCGCGTCCCGGGCCGCGAGCGGCTCTGTTTCGAGCTGCGGCGGGAGGACGAGACGCACACCGCGGAGCTGTTGCGGGAGGGGCTGGTGATGGCGGCGGTGACGTCGTCACCGGATGCGGTGGCGGGGTGTTCCGTGCGGGTGCTGGGGCGGATGCGGTATCTCGCGGCGGCGAGTCCGGAGTTCGTCACGCGGTATCTCGACGGGCCGCTCCGGGAATCGCTGGCCGAGGCTCCGGTGGTGACCTTCGACCGGAGCGACGACATCCAGGACGGGTTCCTGCGCACGCTGGGCCGCGGCGGGGCGAGCCGGGGGCGGCATGCCGTGCCGACGTCGGAGGGGTTCGTGGAGGCGGTCGCGCTGGGACTGGGGTGGGGGATGGTGCCGGAAGCCCAGGCGGATTCGCTGCTGCGGGCGGGGCGGTTGATCTCGCTGGCGCCGGACCGTCCCGTCGATGTCCCGTTGTACTGGCAGCAGTGGAAGCTGGATTCGCCGGCGCTCGCCGCGGTGGCGGAGGCGGTGGTCCTGGCCGCGGAAGCAGCACTGCGCGCCTGA
- a CDS encoding MFS transporter: MDTGESSTEPQAPAADEAPTPRRGWRRWAMDTRPLRIPAYRRLWSSTIVTAVGSQLTAVAVPKQIYDITGSSAWVGAASMAGLLPLIVFALWGGAVADTMDRRKLLLITNTGIAVTSVLFWLQAVTGLDSVAVLMLLLAVQQAFWGLNAPARNASIARLVPEDQLPAANALGSTVMQTGQVVGPLLAGVLIPVIGLPELYLIDALALCATVWAVYRLPSLPPLAAAVARRAGVREIAEGFRYISAHKVLLLSFLADIIAMVFGMPRALFPQLASETYAPYGEGLALGLLFAAIPIGAVVGGLLSGTFSRARRHGWMVIGAVVAWGVAITGFGLSGSLWLAVVFLAVAGVADMVSMVFRGAILLSAATDEMRGRMQGVFTVVVAGGPRLADVLHGTAGSVFGARTAVAGGGLLVVAAMLGLAFTVPSLRRYRI, translated from the coding sequence GTGGACACCGGCGAGAGCAGCACCGAACCCCAGGCACCGGCCGCGGACGAGGCGCCGACACCACGGCGCGGCTGGCGGCGCTGGGCCATGGACACCCGCCCGCTGCGCATCCCGGCCTACCGTCGGCTGTGGAGCTCGACGATCGTCACGGCCGTCGGCAGCCAGCTCACCGCCGTCGCCGTGCCCAAGCAGATCTACGACATCACCGGCTCCTCGGCCTGGGTCGGCGCCGCCAGCATGGCGGGACTGCTGCCGCTCATCGTGTTCGCGCTGTGGGGCGGCGCGGTCGCCGACACCATGGACCGCCGCAAGCTGCTCCTGATCACCAACACCGGCATCGCTGTCACCTCCGTCCTGTTCTGGCTCCAGGCCGTCACCGGGCTCGACTCGGTGGCGGTGCTCATGCTTCTGCTCGCGGTGCAGCAGGCGTTCTGGGGCCTGAACGCCCCCGCCCGCAACGCGTCCATCGCCCGCCTGGTCCCCGAGGACCAGCTGCCCGCGGCCAACGCGCTCGGCTCGACCGTGATGCAGACCGGCCAGGTGGTCGGGCCGCTGCTCGCCGGTGTCCTGATCCCGGTGATCGGCCTTCCGGAGCTGTATCTCATCGACGCCCTGGCGCTGTGCGCCACGGTCTGGGCGGTGTACCGGCTGCCCTCCCTGCCGCCGCTCGCCGCCGCGGTGGCGCGTCGGGCAGGTGTGCGCGAGATCGCGGAGGGCTTCCGGTACATCTCCGCGCACAAGGTGCTGCTGCTGTCCTTCCTCGCCGACATCATCGCGATGGTCTTCGGCATGCCCCGGGCTCTGTTCCCGCAGCTCGCCTCGGAGACCTATGCGCCGTACGGGGAGGGGCTCGCCCTGGGCCTGCTGTTCGCCGCCATCCCGATCGGCGCGGTGGTCGGCGGGCTGTTGTCCGGCACCTTCTCCCGGGCTCGTCGGCACGGCTGGATGGTCATCGGTGCGGTCGTCGCCTGGGGTGTGGCCATCACCGGCTTCGGGCTGAGCGGCAGTCTGTGGCTCGCCGTGGTGTTCCTCGCGGTGGCCGGGGTCGCCGACATGGTCTCGATGGTCTTCCGCGGGGCGATCCTGCTCTCCGCGGCCACCGACGAGATGCGCGGCCGGATGCAGGGCGTCTTCACCGTCGTCGTCGCCGGCGGACCCCGCCTCGCCGACGTCCTGCACGGCACCGCCGGCTCGGTCTTCGGTGCCCGCACCGCGGTCGCCGGCGGCGGACTCCTCGTCGTCGCCGCCATGCTGGGCCTGGCCTTCACGGTGCCGTCGCTGCGCCGCTACCGGATCTGA